The Desulfomicrobium escambiense DSM 10707 genomic sequence TTATTGATCACCTTTTCTGAATCCACTCAAATTTTATCGATTTGATGCTTGCCAACTTGGCAAACCCCTATTTTCCTTGCTACTAGCAGGACATGGGCATGGTTCAGAAAATATTTACATGAAACCAATAACTGCTGATTATTACCATATATGCAAAATATTCAAAAACTCAGTTTTACACAATCCAATGGAAGCCAAATGACTAAAAGCGTTAGTAACGAATGGCGCCCAAGAAACAAATGGATTGTCCCCCCAGGTCTAGCAGAAATTGTAAGACGGTTCAGAATAAGATGTCTGATAGATTTCCGAAAAGAAGATTACAAACAGTCCAAGCCATTACTTATTCAGGGACCAACAGGAGTTGGTAAAAGTTTATTTGTTGATTACTACGCAAGTATATACAAAAAATTTTATGAAAAAACTCCTAAAATTGTATATATTAACTGTGCAGCATTGCCTTCAGAATTAATTGAGTCTTTATTATTTGGATACAAAAAAGGTGCATTCACTGGGGCACGGCATGATACTCCTGGCTACTTCGAAACCATAGGAGACGGAATCATTGTGCTTGAAGAGATGGGAGAGATGGAAAAAAATCTTCAAGCAAAACTTCTTTTAGCCATAGAAAATCGAAATTTTTCAAAACTTGGTTGCATCAAGCCAATAGAACTAGAAAGCAAAATTATTGCAACCACAAATGTAAAAAAAAGTGAAGTCAGAGATGATTTATGGTATAGATTTGAAATTTTTTCAATCCCACCAATTCATAAAAGAAGAGGTGATATTTTATACTATATAAACCAATTTGACGATTCATTGTTCAAGATACTACCTCCAGGAACCATACTTAGCTTAATTTCTTACAACTGGCCAGGAAATGTAAGAGAAATTGAAAGAGTTTGCCGTGCAATGGATGAAAACTTTGAATACACAGCAGAGCTAATAGGAGAACTTAAAGAAACTTCAGGATTATCAGTAACAGGCGATAAAAAAACTAGAATGTATTATTATATGTCGATTGATGAAAGCGTCACATCTTTTGCATTTGATAAAGCAGACAAGCTTAAAGAAAAACTACTTTCGGCAAAAATTAATCACAGAAAAATCGAACAATGTCTTAAGTTTAGTGGACTCTCTTTCGAGTGCTTTGAAGGGTTACTAATAGCAAATAATCAAAAATTTAACACTCGAACAACAGAGAAGAACAAACACGAGAACTTCGAAATACTAAACATCCTAGAATTTAGGGAAGCAACTAGTGGATTTCAAATTTTTTGCAAAATATTTTTCCAAGACGAAAAAGCGAATCATGACATATTAGAACTTAGCAAATTTATCAATCACAAGGAGTACGATAGAAATTTATCCTTCAACGAGATCCCCATAAATCCAACAATCGATCTTGCCGACATGTGCTTCATAGAAGGATTCAAGCACCATGACGATAATATTTTCGCAAGATGCATTCATACATCACTTATCACTAATATATGTCAATCAAACATCGAAGACGCCCACAGGTGGCCAGATATTTTTCAAGAAGCACTTAAATGTTCATTAAAATATTTAACAGGCTTTGAAAATATTGAAATCACGCAATCCTCGTTTATAGAAGATTTGTATTCTTTCAATAAAGGAAACAATTTTTTGAAAGAATACTTTGGCAACGATCAAGGCCAAGCTTATGTTCAAGAAATTTTGATCACAGACATAAATGGAAAGATGCTCGAAGAGCTATATTTGGAAACAATCTGCAACCACATCGGCATGAAGAGGGGTTTCCAAACAGAAATCGCCAGCATTACGGGCTATTCCGACGTATGGGTGTCACAGAACGATTTTTTAAAAAATTTAAAAAATGATTTAAAAAAATTTAATAAACATCCTAGAAAACGCATCGTCATCCTGGAATAGCACACGCATTTCCATCATCATTACAGATACATATAGTATTTTGCTAATTTGGCACGGAGACTGCTCCAAAGGGTTTATTAACGGCGCATTGATTTCCATCCTGGAAGACGCGCCACCCTTTGGAGGTAATAAATATGGCCTTTGAAACTTCGACCACTTCCGCTCCCCTGAATCCTTTTGCCCCCCCCCTCTCCATGCCTGGGTCTACTGGCGGCCCTGGCTGCACCCCGCCTTCGAATTTTAGCCTTCCTGGTGATGAAAAGTCTCAAAACGTACAGATTGATGTGTCCTGTTCCAAAAAGGAGCAGCACAACTACGACTCCGAAATCTTGGAAGTAATGATCGGCGGGTCAGGCGGAATCGGCGGCATTCCTACCAGCATCGATGAGGCACTGGCAAAGGATGTGACCCCTTCCACTGTCATGAATCTTCTCAAGGAGTCTGTTTCCAAGATGAGTACGAATGAGAAGTTGAATAAACTTCTTGATGTCAACAGCAATAGCCAGTCCAACATCACAAAAGCTCAAAAG encodes the following:
- a CDS encoding sigma 54-interacting transcriptional regulator gives rise to the protein MTKSVSNEWRPRNKWIVPPGLAEIVRRFRIRCLIDFRKEDYKQSKPLLIQGPTGVGKSLFVDYYASIYKKFYEKTPKIVYINCAALPSELIESLLFGYKKGAFTGARHDTPGYFETIGDGIIVLEEMGEMEKNLQAKLLLAIENRNFSKLGCIKPIELESKIIATTNVKKSEVRDDLWYRFEIFSIPPIHKRRGDILYYINQFDDSLFKILPPGTILSLISYNWPGNVREIERVCRAMDENFEYTAELIGELKETSGLSVTGDKKTRMYYYMSIDESVTSFAFDKADKLKEKLLSAKINHRKIEQCLKFSGLSFECFEGLLIANNQKFNTRTTEKNKHENFEILNILEFREATSGFQIFCKIFFQDEKANHDILELSKFINHKEYDRNLSFNEIPINPTIDLADMCFIEGFKHHDDNIFARCIHTSLITNICQSNIEDAHRWPDIFQEALKCSLKYLTGFENIEITQSSFIEDLYSFNKGNNFLKEYFGNDQGQAYVQEILITDINGKMLEELYLETICNHIGMKRGFQTEIASITGYSDVWVSQNDFLKNLKNDLKKFNKHPRKRIVILE